One part of the Betaproteobacteria bacterium genome encodes these proteins:
- a CDS encoding glycosyltransferase yields the protein MSIDLSIVVAVWQDKAGLAQCLAGFLRQLDEACELIIAAGVDPPAVLPADPRLRWLACPETLLIPELWSRGMELAKGRRVAITTAHFEPAPDWVRVVRAAHARLDAAGIGGPIDAPQGGSAKDWGTYFLRYSNTFHLLGERTVGDIPGDNASYDAAALRRHWAVIGRGFWEPDYHRLILAEGRTLAWVPAMRVTQRASYPFITFCRQRLLHGREFGSSRVREKAPGVRLLRLLLSPLIPVVFLTKIAGRVARSRRHLAPFVYCLPVLFVFVLVWALGEAWGYLSPIPAVADQGRIAAS from the coding sequence GTGAGCATCGACCTCTCCATAGTTGTCGCAGTTTGGCAAGACAAGGCAGGCCTCGCGCAGTGCCTGGCGGGATTCCTGCGGCAACTCGATGAAGCATGCGAGTTGATCATCGCCGCGGGTGTCGACCCGCCCGCCGTTCTGCCGGCCGATCCACGACTGCGATGGCTTGCCTGCCCCGAAACATTGCTCATTCCCGAGCTCTGGTCGCGGGGTATGGAGCTCGCTAAAGGACGCCGGGTGGCGATCACGACGGCGCACTTCGAGCCAGCGCCCGACTGGGTGCGCGTCGTGCGCGCCGCGCATGCACGTCTCGACGCCGCGGGGATCGGCGGACCCATCGATGCGCCGCAAGGCGGAAGCGCAAAGGACTGGGGAACCTATTTCCTCCGCTACAGCAACACATTCCATCTTCTCGGAGAGCGCACAGTGGGGGACATCCCCGGAGATAACGCCTCGTACGATGCAGCTGCGCTGCGGAGACATTGGGCCGTGATCGGGCGCGGCTTTTGGGAGCCCGATTATCACCGGCTCATTCTTGCCGAGGGCCGCACGCTCGCGTGGGTGCCCGCGATGCGCGTCACGCAGCGGGCCTCGTACCCGTTCATCACGTTCTGCCGCCAACGGTTGTTGCACGGACGGGAGTTCGGCTCGTCGCGCGTCCGCGAGAAGGCACCCGGTGTGCGGCTCCTCCGTCTTCTTTTGTCGCCGCTCATCCCAGTGGTCTTCCTGACGAAAATCGCGGGGCGCGTGGCAAGGAGCCGCCGCCACCTCGCGCCGTTCGTCTACTGCCTTCCAGTCTTGTTCGTGTTCGTGCTGGTGTGGGCGCTCGGCGAGGCTTGGGGGTATCTCTCGCCGATCCCCGCTGTCGCCGACCAGGGAAGGATCGCTGCATCATGA
- a CDS encoding glycosyltransferase: protein MTGQKPLVSVVIASVNGMPSLGECLEHIVRQQGGHPYEVLVVDRCGEALRQDLKRRFPQPEIRVLAAPEGTSIPKLRAMGMAQARGKTIAILEDHCNVNPRWFDTIARLAVEGCEAMGGPVKNGAVDRLTDWAVYFVEYARFMPPIAPGEVGAIAGSSAVYDREMLGRLGPELGQEVWEHVLHARMRELGVKFVNDPGLEVEHKKVFPFGYFMSQRYHYSRSFAGMRLEGASRAKRIAYAGATVLLPPLLLWRMARILAGKGGQMSRFAAALPLLLAFMASYAWGEAMGALTGPGDSLARVE from the coding sequence ATGACAGGTCAGAAACCGCTCGTATCGGTCGTCATCGCATCGGTTAACGGAATGCCGTCACTCGGCGAGTGCCTCGAGCACATCGTGCGTCAGCAGGGCGGACACCCCTACGAGGTGCTCGTCGTCGACCGCTGCGGCGAGGCTCTGCGGCAGGATCTCAAGCGCCGCTTTCCGCAGCCGGAGATCCGCGTGCTCGCCGCGCCGGAGGGCACGTCGATCCCGAAGCTCCGCGCCATGGGCATGGCACAGGCGCGCGGCAAAACGATCGCCATTCTCGAGGACCACTGCAACGTCAACCCACGCTGGTTCGACACGATCGCGCGACTTGCGGTCGAGGGGTGCGAGGCGATGGGCGGGCCGGTGAAGAACGGCGCCGTCGACCGGCTCACCGACTGGGCAGTCTATTTTGTCGAGTACGCGCGTTTCATGCCCCCTATCGCCCCGGGCGAGGTCGGGGCGATCGCAGGCAGCAGCGCCGTCTATGACCGCGAGATGCTCGGGCGGCTCGGGCCGGAGCTCGGGCAAGAGGTGTGGGAGCACGTTCTCCACGCGCGAATGCGGGAACTGGGCGTGAAGTTCGTGAACGACCCGGGGCTCGAGGTGGAGCACAAGAAGGTGTTCCCTTTCGGCTACTTCATGTCGCAGCGCTACCACTATTCGCGCTCGTTCGCGGGGATGAGGCTGGAAGGCGCGTCACGGGCGAAACGGATCGCCTACGCGGGCGCGACCGTGCTGCTCCCGCCGCTGCTGCTGTGGCGCATGGCGCGAATTCTCGCGGGCAAAGGCGGGCAGATGAGCCGTTTCGCCGCCGCTCTTCCGCTGCTCCTCGCGTTCATGGCCAGCTACGCGTGGGGCGAGGCGATGGGCGCGCTGACCGGCCCCGGCGACAGCCTCGCGCGGGTGGAGTAA
- a CDS encoding FAD-dependent oxidoreductase produces MKNPGHVVILGAGPAGLAAGHELSINGAKVTVLERNNYVGGLCRTVKYKGYKFDLGGHRWFTKNEDLNTWFRRLMSGEIVMVDRVSRIYYGGKYFFYPIRFSDILKKTGPFTILHAGLAFMWAALVQAITTKPPANMKEAYVAQFGSKLYDMFFRHYSEKVWGRPCKELSADWVSQRSKGLSIWTLVREALLGNKKEVTSLIDNFMYPRDGYVRIPERMAEDIQGHGNVVLLGAGVTRLIYHGPNDIEVFYQQDGAERSVRANAVLSTLPLGLLVQMLTPACGKDVADAARGLVFRDLVTVNVIFKRKQVSPDTWLYVQDEDVLFGRLHEPKNWSAAMVPDDEHTSVVLECFCTRGDSVWQMTDEQIVRRCLRDLVDKLRFVRDEDFEDAAVVRTTHAYPVYDLEYARKIDTIKAFLHDFEGLHIVGRGGTFRYNNADHSIEMGLLLGRKLLGYDVDHLAVNTEPEYQEIKQGDAIQRDHFTDAESSSGDQPKSARSKRLVVD; encoded by the coding sequence ATGAAAAACCCGGGCCATGTAGTAATACTAGGGGCTGGGCCGGCCGGGCTGGCTGCGGGTCATGAATTGAGCATCAACGGCGCAAAAGTGACCGTGTTGGAACGGAACAATTATGTCGGCGGCTTGTGCCGTACCGTAAAATACAAGGGATACAAGTTCGATCTGGGCGGGCATCGTTGGTTTACCAAGAACGAGGATCTTAACACCTGGTTCCGTCGCCTGATGAGCGGCGAGATCGTCATGGTGGACCGCGTCAGCCGCATCTACTATGGCGGCAAATACTTCTTCTACCCGATCCGTTTTTCCGACATCCTGAAGAAAACCGGACCATTCACGATACTGCACGCAGGCCTTGCATTTATGTGGGCCGCTCTCGTGCAAGCGATCACCACCAAGCCGCCGGCCAACATGAAGGAAGCGTACGTCGCGCAGTTTGGCAGCAAGCTGTATGACATGTTTTTCCGCCACTACAGCGAAAAGGTCTGGGGGCGTCCCTGTAAAGAGCTTTCGGCGGATTGGGTATCCCAGCGCAGCAAAGGCCTGTCGATCTGGACGCTGGTGCGGGAGGCGCTGCTGGGCAACAAAAAAGAGGTAACCAGCCTGATCGACAATTTCATGTATCCACGCGATGGTTACGTGCGCATTCCGGAACGCATGGCTGAAGACATACAAGGCCACGGCAATGTGGTGCTGCTCGGCGCGGGAGTGACCAGGCTCATTTACCATGGCCCCAATGATATTGAAGTGTTTTACCAGCAGGATGGCGCGGAGCGTAGCGTGCGTGCGAACGCGGTTCTGTCCACCCTTCCGCTCGGGCTGCTGGTGCAAATGCTGACCCCGGCTTGCGGTAAGGACGTGGCAGATGCGGCGCGCGGCCTGGTATTCCGCGACCTGGTTACCGTTAATGTTATCTTCAAGCGCAAGCAAGTCTCGCCCGATACTTGGCTGTACGTGCAGGACGAGGACGTGTTGTTCGGAAGGCTGCACGAGCCGAAAAACTGGAGCGCCGCAATGGTGCCTGACGACGAGCATACCTCCGTGGTTCTGGAATGTTTTTGCACGCGGGGCGATTCCGTTTGGCAAATGACCGATGAGCAAATTGTGCGGCGGTGCCTGAGAGATCTGGTGGATAAACTGAGATTCGTCCGCGATGAGGATTTCGAGGACGCTGCGGTGGTACGCACGACACACGCTTATCCGGTCTACGATCTTGAATACGCCAGAAAGATCGACACTATCAAGGCATTTCTGCACGATTTCGAGGGGCTGCACATTGTCGGGCGCGGCGGCACTTTCCGCTACAACAACGCGGACCACTCGATTGAGATGGGGCTGCTGCTTGGCCGCAAACTGCTGGGTTATGACGTCGACCACCTCGCCGTGAATACGGAACCGGAATACCAGGAGATAAAGCAGGGCGATGCGATCCAGCGCGATCATTTTACGGATGCGGAATCGTCCTCCGGAGATCAGCCAAAATCCGCGCGAAGCAAACGGCTCGTTGTTGATTGA
- a CDS encoding Gfo/Idh/MocA family oxidoreductase, translating to MPNAYQSSSRPIQAFDTELTAPILVESSRMMLVPDNSSIRVAVVGAGLMGRWHAYAAQRLGAEVAAIVDCAPDAALSLAQGTERAAVFTEIGAMLEAVRPHVVHICTPVPSHLPLTLQVIEAGAHALVEKPLTHFAAQTQVLLQKAHEKGVHVCPVHQFGFQSGVARAAKALNGLGDVLHANFTICSAGGGVRTGAALDHIVGDILPHPFSILQTLWPGNSLQAQGWTANSRRNGELHVQGSTGGIAVSLYVSMYARPTRCDLDILCSGGSIHLNFFHGYAIVRHGKPSRMDKVAQPFLFAGKTFAIAAINLAGRALRREMAYPGLSTLIGRFYAAARGADDNPISAQATLAAAIVREHIIQQAIPGVLLESGSAAPRV from the coding sequence ATGCCGAATGCTTACCAGTCTTCCAGCCGACCAATCCAAGCCTTCGACACCGAGCTGACTGCACCGATACTTGTCGAATCCAGCCGCATGATGCTTGTACCGGATAATTCTTCGATCCGGGTAGCCGTGGTGGGCGCGGGCCTGATGGGGCGTTGGCATGCCTATGCCGCGCAACGCCTCGGCGCGGAAGTCGCGGCCATTGTCGATTGCGCACCGGATGCCGCATTGTCCCTGGCGCAAGGCACAGAACGAGCCGCTGTCTTCACTGAAATAGGCGCCATGCTCGAAGCGGTGCGGCCGCACGTCGTGCATATTTGCACCCCCGTGCCCAGCCACTTGCCGTTGACGCTACAGGTGATCGAAGCAGGGGCGCACGCGTTGGTCGAAAAACCGTTGACGCACTTCGCCGCGCAAACTCAAGTATTGCTGCAAAAGGCGCATGAGAAAGGCGTTCATGTTTGCCCGGTGCATCAATTCGGGTTTCAGAGCGGGGTCGCGCGTGCTGCGAAGGCGCTGAATGGCCTGGGCGATGTATTGCACGCGAATTTCACGATCTGCTCGGCGGGCGGCGGGGTAAGAACCGGAGCCGCATTGGACCATATCGTCGGGGATATTCTGCCGCACCCTTTTTCGATTCTTCAGACACTGTGGCCGGGCAATTCCCTTCAGGCGCAAGGCTGGACTGCGAACAGCAGACGCAATGGCGAGTTGCACGTTCAGGGGAGTACGGGCGGAATTGCGGTCAGCCTCTACGTCAGCATGTACGCGCGTCCCACGCGCTGCGATCTGGATATTTTGTGTAGCGGTGGCAGCATCCACCTGAATTTCTTTCATGGATATGCAATTGTTCGGCACGGAAAACCTTCACGCATGGACAAAGTCGCGCAGCCTTTCCTGTTCGCCGGTAAAACTTTTGCTATCGCCGCAATCAATCTGGCGGGACGCGCATTGCGCCGCGAGATGGCTTATCCTGGACTGAGCACCTTAATAGGCCGTTTTTACGCGGCGGCAAGGGGTGCAGACGACAACCCCATTTCAGCGCAGGCCACGCTGGCCGCGGCGATTGTCCGCGAGCATATTATTCAACAGGCGATACCCGGTGTACTGCTTGAATCCGGCAGTGCAGCACCTCGCGTCTGA